Proteins found in one Primulina eburnea isolate SZY01 chromosome 16, ASM2296580v1, whole genome shotgun sequence genomic segment:
- the LOC140815905 gene encoding lon protease homolog 2, peroxisomal-like codes for MDESVELPGRLAILPFRNKVLLPGAIIRISCTSPSSVKLVEQELWQREEKGLIGILPVRDAAEVPDAGPTPSPGTGTHERSSKFQEETTDISHKHGGKNRQEVVHWHNRGVAARALHLSRGVEKPSGRVTYTVVLEGLCRFSVQELSTRGTYYTARITSLDATKAEMDQVEQDPDFIALSRQFKATAMELISILEQKQKTGGRTKILLETIPVHKLADIFVASFEISFEEQLSTLDSVDIKARLAKATELVDRHLQSIRVAEKITQKVEGQLSKSQKEFLLRQQMRAIKEELGDNDDDEDDVATLERKLQDVGMPANIWKYAQRELRRLKKMQPQQPGYNSSRAYLELLADLPWQKASEELELDLKAAKERLDIDHYGLVKVKQRIIEYLAVRKLKPDARGPVLCFVGPPGVGKTSLASSIAAALGRKFVRISLGGVKDEADIRGHRRTYVGSMPGRLIDGLKKVGVCNPVMLLDEIDKTGSDVRGDPASALLEVLDPEQNKTFNDHYLNVPFDLSKVIFVATANRMQPIPPPLLDRMEVIELPGYTPEEKLRIATRHLIPRVLDQHGLSYDFLQVPEAMVELVIQRYTREAGVRNLERNLAALARAAAVRVAEQDHAVPLSKDVQRLASPILESGLSDEAGVEFEVIPMDVNNHDISNACRMTSPLVADEAMLEKVLGPPRYDDRETADRVATPGISVGLVWTAVGGEVQFVEATALVGKGDLHLTGQLGDVIKESAQIALTWVRARATELNLAAAKDSNLLEGRDIHIHFPAGAVPKDGPSAGVTLVTSLVSLFSHRKVRVDTAMTGEMTLRGIVLPVGGIKDKVLAAHRYGIKRVILPERNLKDLVEVPSAVLSCLEILPAKRMEDVLEQAFVGGCPWKQHSKL; via the exons ATGGATGAATCGGTGGAGCTGCCGGGCCGACTCGCTATTCTTCCCTTTCGAAACAAAGTTTTGTTGCCTGGAGCAATCATTCGTATTAGCTGCACTTCTCCCAGCAG TGTGAAATTGGTGGAGCAAGAGTTGTGGCAGAGAGAAGAGAAAGGATTAATAGGCATTCTGCCAGTTCGTGATGCTGCGGAGGTCCCTGATGCTGGCCCCACTCCATCTCCAG GAACGGGAACTCATGAAAGAAGCTCAAAATTTCAAGAGGAAACAACTGATATCTCCCACAAACATGGTGGCAAGAACCGACAAGAAGTTGTTCACTGGCATAAcag GGGAGTTGCTGCCCGAGCTTTACATCTGTCAAGAGGAGTGGAGAAACCAAGTGGCAGGGTAACCTACACTGTAGTTCTTGAAGGCTTGTGCAGATTTAGTGTGCAGGAGCTGAGCACAAGAGGGACATACTACACTGCTCGGATCACTTCCCTTGACGCGACAAAAGCTG AGATGGATCAAGTGGAACAAGATCCAGATTTTATAGCGCTATCTAGACAATTCAAGGCCACTGCAATGGAACTCATCTCTATTCTTGAGCAG AAACAAAAAACAGGTGGCAGGACTAAAATTCTCCTGGAAACAATCCCTGTGCACAAACTGGCAGACATATTTGTTGCAAGCTTCGAGATTAGCTTTGAAGAACAGCTATCCACTTTAGATTCTGTGGATATTAAAGCGAGGCTAGCAAAAGCAACTGAATTGGTTGATAGGCATTTACAG TCTATTCGAGTAGCGGAGAAGATTACACAAAAGGTCGAGGGACAGTTGTCAAAGTCACAGAAAGAATTTCTCCTTCGTCAACAG ATGAGGGCTATAAAGGAAGAACTTGGTGACAACGATGATGATGAGGATGATGTGGCCACACTAGAGAGAAAATTACAAGATGTCGGGATGCCTGCAAACATCTGGAAATATGCTCAAAGAGAATTACG GAGACTTAAAAAAATGCAGCCTCAGCAACCTGGATATAACAGCTCTCGTGCGTATTTGGAACTTCTTGCCGACCTTCCCTGGCAAAAAGCCAGCGAAGAATTGGAATTGGATTTGAAAGCAGCAAAAGAGCGTCTCGACATTGACCACTATGGTTTAGTGAAAGTCAAGCAGCGTATAATTGAATATCTAGCTGTTCGGAAG CTCAAACCAGACGCAAGAGGCCCGGTGTTGTGCTTTGTCGGTCCACCAGGTGTTGGAAAGACATCTTTAGCCTCGTCAATTGCTGCTGCTTTGGGCAGAAAATTTGTGCGCATATCCCTTGGTGGCGTAAAAGATGAGGCTGACATTAGAGGCCACCGGCGAACATATGTTGGAAGCATGCCTGGACGTCTTATTGATGGGCTGAAG AAAGTTGGTGTTTGCAATCCTGTTATGCTTCTGGATGAGATTGACAAAACAGGTTCCGATGTCCGGGGTGATCCGGCTTCAGCGCTGCTTGAGGTCCTTGATCCTGAACAGAACAAAACATTCAATGATCA CTATTTGAATGTTCCATTTGACCTTTCGAAGGTTATATTTGTGGCTACTGCAAATAGGATGCAGCCTATTCCTCCGCCACTCTTAGACAGGATGGAAGTTATTGAGCTGCCTGGATATACCCCTGAAGAAAAGCTTCGAATAGCAACCCGACATTTAATTCCACGAGTGCTTGATCAACATGGACTGAGCTATGATTTTCTACAGGTTCCAGAG GCCATGGTAGAACTTGTCATCCAAAGATACACTAGGGAAGCTGGTGTCCGCAATCTGGAGAGAAATTTGGCCGCCCTGGCTCGTGCAGCGGCCGTCAGAGTTGCCGAACAAGATCATGCTGTGCCACTTAGCAAAGATGTCCAGCGGCTGGCTTCGCCTATATTGGAGAGTGGACTTTCTGATGAGGCTGGAGTAGAATTTGAAGTCATTCCAATGGATGTCAACAACCATGATATCTCAAATGCATGTCGTATGACCTCACCTTTGGTTGCGGATGAAGCTATGCTGGAAAAAGTTCTCGGA CCACCAAGATATGACGATAGAGAAACTGCTGACCGAGTTGCGACTCCTGGGATATCTGTTGGACTTGTTTGGACAGCCGTTGGTGGGGAGGTTCAATTTGTTGAGGCTACTGCGCTGGTGGGAAAAGGTGATTTGCATCTGACCGGGCAACTTGGGGATGTAATTAAAGAATCGGCACAAATTGCGTTGACATGG GTAAGAGCAAGAGCAACTGAACTTAATCTGGCTGCTGCTAAAGATTCTAATCTCCTTGAAGGTCGAGACATtcatatacattttcctgctGGGGCTGTCCCAAAGGATGGGCCTTCAGCTGGTGTAACTCTTGTAACCTCGTTGGTTTCACTATTCAGTCACCGAAAAGTTAGAGTAGATACAGCAATGACTGGAGAGATGACTTTAAGGGGTATAGTCTTACCTGTTGGTGGCATTAAGGACAAG